From the Manis javanica isolate MJ-LG chromosome 13, MJ_LKY, whole genome shotgun sequence genome, one window contains:
- the LSM7 gene encoding U6 snRNA-associated Sm-like protein LSm7: MADKEKKKKESILDLSKYIDKTIRVKFQGGREASGILKGFDPLLNLVLDGTIEYMRDPDDQYKLTEDTRQLGLVVCRGTSVVLICPQDGMEAIPNPFIQQQDA; this comes from the exons ATGGCG GacaaagagaagaagaagaaggagagtaTCTTGGACTTGTCCAAGTATATCGACAAGACGATCCGGGTGAAGTTCCAGGGCGGCCGCGAAG CCAGTGGGATCCTGAAAGGCTTTGACCCGCTCCTCAACCTCGTGCTGGACGGCACCATTGAATACATGAGAG ACCCCGACGACCAGTACAAGCTCACCGAGGACACGCGCCAGCTGGGCCTGGTGGTATGCAGGGGCACCTCTGTGGTGCTCATCTGCCCACAGGACGGCATGGAGGCCATCCCCAACCCCTTCATCCAGCAGCAGGACGCTTAG